In Pleurocapsa sp. PCC 7319, the following are encoded in one genomic region:
- a CDS encoding SDR family NAD(P)-dependent oxidoreductase has translation MLSRYKYIEISLKNKTALVTGGTKGIGRAIVQAFLESGASVVVFDLLPSEDDVVFYQVDVRNDEQILEATHILKKIDIVVNNAGVYAQASVEETEVVDLDKIIDTNFKGTYLITKRLLPLVRESKGCFINIASGLAFVPEPESPAYCASKAAIVMLTKCLAQRYAQEGIRVNAILPGPIDTDLLRDCLTSEADLELYAQANPMKKIGTPEDVANVAVFLASDRASYVTGGLYSVDGGESTSSIFSK, from the coding sequence TTGTTATCAAGATACAAGTACATAGAAATTAGCCTGAAAAACAAAACAGCTCTCGTCACCGGCGGAACCAAGGGAATTGGACGGGCGATCGTGCAAGCTTTCTTAGAGAGTGGTGCGTCCGTCGTGGTCTTCGATCTGCTCCCGTCTGAGGACGATGTCGTGTTCTATCAGGTTGATGTCCGAAACGATGAGCAAATTCTTGAGGCAACTCACATACTCAAAAAGATAGATATTGTTGTCAACAATGCAGGAGTATATGCTCAAGCAAGTGTGGAAGAAACCGAAGTTGTTGATCTTGATAAGATTATAGATACGAATTTCAAAGGTACCTATTTAATTACCAAACGCCTTCTTCCACTGGTTCGCGAGTCGAAAGGCTGCTTCATTAACATAGCTTCCGGACTAGCATTCGTCCCGGAACCAGAATCACCAGCTTACTGCGCTTCGAAAGCGGCAATCGTAATGCTCACTAAGTGTCTCGCTCAAAGGTATGCTCAGGAAGGGATTCGTGTTAACGCAATTTTACCCGGACCAATCGATACAGATCTCTTGCGAGATTGCCTAACATCTGAAGCTGATTTGGAGTTGTATGCTCAAGCGAATCCTATGAAGAAAATCGGCACTCCTGAAGATGTCGCCAACGTTGCGGTTTTTCTTGCTTCCGATCGCGCGTCGTATGTTACCGGAGGGCTTTATTCGGTCGACGGTGGAGAATCTACTTCCAGTATTTTCTCTAAATAA
- a CDS encoding helix-turn-helix transcriptional regulator, with product MSQIQSTTEFLTPVAEYFKVLSEISRLQIVSCLKSGAMNVSEIGAETGLGQANLSKHLKVLTQAGILSRKPQGVSVYYEISDPLIFELCELVCDRLYERMQEQAKQFKKFNSFSSTAKR from the coding sequence ATGTCGCAGATACAAAGCACTACCGAGTTTCTCACTCCAGTAGCTGAATATTTTAAGGTTCTTTCAGAAATTAGTCGGCTTCAAATTGTAAGTTGCTTAAAATCAGGAGCAATGAATGTTAGCGAAATTGGTGCTGAAACTGGGTTAGGACAAGCTAATCTTTCAAAACACCTTAAAGTGTTGACTCAAGCAGGTATTTTATCTCGTAAGCCTCAAGGAGTAAGTGTTTACTATGAGATTAGCGACCCTTTAATTTTTGAGTTATGTGAGTTAGTCTGCGATCGCCTTTATGAACGAATGCAGGAGCAAGCAAAACAGTTTAAAAAATTCAATAGTTTCAGTTCTACTGCTAAACGTTAA
- a CDS encoding RNA-guided endonuclease TnpB family protein, translating into MKQVLTIVCKLNPSNEVIQKIESTLKAFANACNYANQTVKPTITSKTTIQSLVYQTIRKEFDLSANLAVRACARVGANRKTAKQKKKPVKEFKPTSADYDARIFAFREKDWTVSLTLVGGREHIPIVTSNYQIGKLKGRKPTSAQLCKYNDGKYYIHIQLKDDAPKPIKANNVIGIDLGRTDLAYTSQDKKWSGKDIKDVRDKYSRLRASSQKKASKGTRSSRRRCRQLLKLLSGKERRFQRHINHVISKTVVADALQANSIIALEDLTGIREDTNQQPRTKTERRRSNSWAFFQLRQFIEYKGITQGVETYIVPPAYSSKSCHKCLHLGLRSGKKFKCANSACKWSGDADQNASRVLAIIGGVVSLLRGSDSLSCTWDSGLLKHSTDGGVRKPRHFSAG; encoded by the coding sequence ATGAAACAAGTATTGACAATCGTTTGCAAACTCAACCCTTCTAATGAAGTGATTCAAAAAATTGAATCTACATTAAAGGCGTTTGCTAATGCTTGTAACTATGCCAATCAAACTGTAAAGCCAACTATAACTAGCAAAACTACTATTCAATCTTTGGTTTATCAAACCATAAGAAAAGAATTTGATTTGTCGGCTAACTTGGCAGTTAGGGCTTGCGCGAGGGTCGGTGCTAACAGAAAGACTGCTAAACAAAAGAAAAAGCCTGTCAAAGAATTCAAACCAACATCGGCTGATTACGATGCTCGAATTTTTGCTTTTCGAGAAAAAGACTGGACTGTTAGTTTGACTCTTGTTGGTGGTAGAGAGCATATTCCAATTGTTACTAGTAACTATCAAATTGGAAAACTCAAAGGTAGAAAGCCAACTTCTGCACAGCTTTGCAAGTATAACGATGGTAAGTACTATATTCATATTCAACTTAAAGACGATGCTCCTAAACCAATCAAAGCTAATAATGTAATTGGCATTGACTTGGGAAGGACAGATTTGGCTTATACTTCTCAAGACAAAAAATGGTCTGGCAAAGATATAAAAGACGTGAGAGATAAATACTCTCGACTCAGAGCTTCGAGCCAAAAGAAAGCCTCGAAAGGCACGCGCAGTAGCAGACGTAGATGTCGGCAACTGTTGAAACTGCTGTCGGGGAAAGAGCGAAGGTTTCAGCGTCATATCAACCATGTCATCAGCAAGACAGTAGTAGCTGATGCACTTCAAGCTAACAGCATCATTGCACTTGAAGATCTTACTGGCATTAGAGAAGATACTAATCAACAACCAAGAACTAAGACTGAAAGACGACGCTCTAACTCGTGGGCATTTTTTCAACTTCGACAATTTATCGAGTACAAAGGAATTACTCAAGGAGTTGAAACTTATATTGTTCCACCAGCCTACAGTAGTAAAAGTTGTCATAAATGCCTACACCTTGGTTTAAGAAGTGGAAAGAAATTCAAATGCGCTAATAGTGCGTGTAAATGGTCGGGAGATGCCGATCAAAATGCTAGTCGAGTTCTAGCAATTATTGGAGGGGTTGTAAGCCTCCTTCGAGGTTCGGATTCTTTGTCTTGTACATGGGATTCAGGGCTACTGAAACATTCCACTGACGGCGGAGTGCGAAAGCCCCGTCACTTCAGTGCGGGGTGA
- a CDS encoding heme oxygenase (biliverdin-producing), whose amino-acid sequence MSSNLASQLREGTKQSHTLAENTAYMKCFLKGMVAREPFRKLLSNLYFVYSALEAELLCHRYHPILGKIYFPQLDRKAHLEEDLAYYYGNNWRDKITPSEAGMDYVARLHQIPNIDEPALLVAHGYVRYLGDLSGGQALKNIVRSALELPEALGTRFYEFDNFSSVAEIRAFKGQYRDALNSLPVDEELAAKIVAEANYAFSLNRDVLHSLEPEVKAAIGENRFAEITSEDRGGSTEHSSEDSSENLVTAE is encoded by the coding sequence ATGAGTAGTAATTTAGCAAGTCAATTAAGAGAAGGAACAAAACAATCCCATACTTTGGCAGAAAATACAGCGTATATGAAATGTTTTCTCAAAGGTATGGTGGCGAGAGAACCCTTTCGTAAACTGCTGAGTAATTTGTATTTTGTGTATAGTGCTTTAGAAGCAGAACTATTGTGCCATCGCTATCATCCAATTTTAGGTAAGATCTATTTTCCTCAATTAGATCGCAAAGCTCATTTAGAAGAGGACTTAGCCTACTATTACGGTAATAATTGGCGGGATAAAATAACGCCATCAGAAGCTGGAATGGATTATGTGGCTCGTCTACATCAGATACCTAATATCGATGAACCCGCCTTATTAGTTGCCCATGGTTATGTACGTTATCTAGGCGATCTTTCTGGAGGTCAAGCTTTAAAAAATATCGTTCGTTCAGCGTTGGAATTACCAGAAGCGTTAGGAACTCGGTTTTATGAATTTGATAATTTTTCCTCTGTCGCTGAAATAAGAGCTTTTAAAGGTCAATATCGCGATGCTTTAAATTCTCTTCCTGTAGATGAGGAATTAGCAGCCAAGATTGTTGCAGAAGCTAATTATGCATTTAGTCTTAACCGTGATGTTCTTCATTCTCTTGAACCAGAAGTGAAAGCAGCTATTGGCGAGAATAGGTTTGCGGAAATTACCAGTGAAGATCGAGGAGGTAGTACGGAACACTCTTCAGAAGATAGTTCTGAGAATTTAGTTACTGCTGAGTAG
- the petC gene encoding cytochrome b6-f complex iron-sulfur subunit — MEESFPLDSPSMSRRQLLNFLTGAVVAASAGAALYPTAKFFVPPQEVGEDGSIIAKDINGNIIPVSQILAEQPGTRALVAGLAGEPTYLTVQQDGTLHPWGIVDNCTHLGCTFPWNPNDNQFQCPCHGSRYDNEGRVVRGPAPLPLRLAHVNVTGNYIRISPWIETDPRTGQKPWWV, encoded by the coding sequence ATGGAAGAAAGTTTCCCTTTAGACAGTCCTTCAATGTCACGAAGGCAATTACTCAATTTTCTCACTGGTGCAGTCGTTGCGGCTAGTGCTGGTGCAGCCTTATATCCTACTGCCAAGTTTTTTGTTCCACCCCAAGAAGTTGGCGAAGATGGTTCGATTATTGCTAAGGACATTAATGGGAATATCATTCCTGTCAGCCAAATTTTAGCAGAACAACCAGGAACTCGTGCTTTAGTTGCGGGATTAGCAGGAGAACCCACTTATCTCACCGTTCAACAAGACGGTACGCTACATCCTTGGGGAATCGTCGATAACTGCACCCATTTAGGCTGTACTTTTCCTTGGAATCCTAATGACAACCAATTCCAATGTCCCTGCCATGGTTCTCGCTATGACAACGAGGGGAGAGTAGTACGAGGTCCAGCACCTCTTCCTTTACGACTAGCTCACGTTAACGTTACAGGGAACTATATTCGCATCTCTCCCTGGATAGAAACTGACCCCCGTACAGGACAAAAACCTTGGTGGGTTTAG
- a CDS encoding HPP family protein, which translates to MTLLDHKRMPTVATLMQPFPYFAELNDSVARILELMHDHNIRHIPIKQGDRVIGIISERDLRWMKSPAIVIPAADEIPVHHVMTYNPYVVDINTPLTTVISRITKEKIGAAIVTSSGRLAGIVTVIDLCRALAELLDTEFSAS; encoded by the coding sequence ATGACGCTTTTAGACCATAAAAGAATGCCTACTGTTGCGACTTTAATGCAGCCTTTCCCCTATTTTGCCGAACTTAATGATTCTGTTGCACGTATCTTAGAATTGATGCACGATCATAATATTCGTCATATACCAATTAAACAAGGTGATCGAGTTATCGGTATTATTTCCGAAAGAGACTTACGCTGGATGAAAAGTCCTGCAATAGTGATCCCCGCAGCCGATGAAATTCCCGTTCATCATGTCATGACTTACAACCCTTATGTAGTTGATATTAATACTCCTTTAACAACAGTAATTTCTAGAATTACTAAAGAGAAAATTGGGGCAGCGATCGTAACTAGTTCTGGTAGACTAGCGGGTATTGTCACTGTTATTGATCTGTGCCGCGCTTTGGCAGAGCTATTAGATACAGAATTTAGCGCTAGTTGA
- a CDS encoding SUMF1/EgtB/PvdO family nonheme iron enzyme, producing the protein MVFTKGLNKQIRVIVTLIASLIALGGCEISQSAGSSESITRQECEQDQAFVYVPAGEFILGSDRQEQDFAYSISAQAIADTESEITQAEQKLRATGWFDREASRKTFSLPAVCIGRNLVTNQEYQQFIQATDHQSPGISAAEYQKQGFLVHPYSKVQDFLWQDGQYPTGKEQHPVVLISYEDALAYALWYGAQTGATYRLPTAKEWEKAARGEDGRYFPWGNNWLDEATNTGVSGLDYTNAIATFPLSKSVYGVEDMAGNVFEYTSTLQWQGTRSVMKGCSWDDLPGFCRAAYQHTRPVNSRHILFGFRLVREE; encoded by the coding sequence ATGGTGTTCACTAAAGGCTTAAATAAACAAATTAGGGTAATTGTCACTTTAATTGCTTCGTTGATCGCCTTGGGCGGTTGTGAAATCTCCCAGTCCGCTGGTTCTTCTGAGTCAATTACCCGTCAAGAATGCGAACAAGACCAAGCTTTTGTGTATGTTCCTGCTGGTGAATTTATTCTTGGTAGCGATCGCCAGGAACAAGATTTTGCTTATAGTATTTCGGCACAGGCAATTGCTGATACGGAGTCAGAAATTACTCAGGCTGAACAAAAGTTACGGGCAACAGGTTGGTTTGATCGAGAGGCCTCCCGTAAAACTTTTTCTCTTCCAGCCGTTTGTATCGGTCGTAATTTAGTCACTAATCAAGAATATCAGCAATTTATCCAAGCCACTGACCATCAATCCCCAGGTATTAGCGCAGCAGAATATCAAAAACAGGGGTTTTTAGTTCATCCCTACTCAAAAGTTCAAGATTTTTTATGGCAGGACGGACAATATCCGACCGGAAAAGAGCAACATCCTGTGGTACTGATATCTTATGAAGATGCCCTGGCTTATGCTCTTTGGTATGGAGCACAAACAGGTGCAACCTATCGCTTACCTACTGCTAAAGAATGGGAAAAAGCTGCCAGAGGCGAAGATGGAAGATATTTCCCCTGGGGTAATAATTGGCTAGATGAAGCAACAAATACCGGAGTAAGTGGTTTGGACTATACTAATGCGATCGCGACATTCCCCCTCAGTAAAAGTGTTTATGGCGTGGAAGATATGGCAGGTAATGTTTTTGAATACACTTCAACTCTGCAATGGCAAGGTACTCGCTCAGTTATGAAAGGATGTTCTTGGGACGATTTACCAGGTTTTTGCCGCGCTGCTTATCAACACACCCGCCCCGTTAATTCTCGCCATATTCTGTTTGGCTTTCGTTTAGTTCGGGAAGAATAA